A portion of the Salvia hispanica cultivar TCC Black 2014 unplaced genomic scaffold, UniMelb_Shisp_WGS_1.0 HiC_scaffold_1050, whole genome shotgun sequence genome contains these proteins:
- the LOC125197887 gene encoding L-ascorbate oxidase — protein sequence MDEFLKKKSVITFLTILFVVTCCSGVQKAEARIRRYKWEVKYELKSPDCYKKLTITINGRSPGPSIVAREGDTIVVELKNSLFTENVAIHWHGIRQIDTPWMDGTEGVTQCPILPADTFVYKFVVDRPGTYLYHAHYGMQREAGLYGSIRVLLNEGESEPFQYDYDRSIILNDWYHKSTHELSLGLSSIPFAWVNEPQSILIHGRGKFNCNTVGTTTNLCNTSNPECAPYAITVVPGKTYRLRIGSLTALSALSFEIEGHNMTVVEADGHNVDPFVVKNLFIYSGETYSVLVTADQDPSRNYWASAKVVSRNSSTPNGLAIFNYYPNHPRRDPPTVPPPGPHWDDVAPRLAQSYAIRARPGYIHPPPLKSDRTIVMLNTQNEVGGYRRWSVNNVSFNLPHTPYLIAYKHNLLHAFDQRQPPDGYDFVRYNISAPPPNPNATISNATYRLEFNTTIDVVLQNANTMNVNNSETHPWHLHGHDFWVLGYGVGKFDVGKDSEEFNLVDPIMKNTVAVHPFGWTALRFRANNPGVWAFHCHIESHFFMGMGVVFEEGVERVGELPSSIMGCGDTKGFYTP from the exons atGGATGagtttttgaagaagaaatcaGTGATAACATTCTTAACAATACTATTTGTGGTTACTTGTTGCTCCGGCGTTCAAAAAGCCGAGGCAAGAATCAGACGCTACAAATGGGAGGTTAAGTACGAGCTCAAGTCCCCCGATTGTTACAAGAAGCTCACAATCACTATCAACGGTAGATCTCCAGGGCCGAGCATCGTCGCTCGGGAAGGAGATACAATCGTGGTTGAGCTCAAAAACAGTTTGTTCACTGAAAATGTTGCAATCCATTGGCATGGTATTAGACAG ATTGATACACCATGGATGGATGGAACAGAAGGGGTAACACAATGCCCAATTTTGCCTGCTGACACATTTGTGTACAAGTTTGTAGTGGACAGG CCTGGAACATATTTATATCATGCACATTACGGCATGCAAAGAGAGGCTGGTTTGTATGGATCGATTAGAGTATTGCTCAATGAAGGAGAGTCAGAGCCATTCCAATACGACTATGATCGAAGCATAATTCTCAATGATTGGTATCACAAGAGCACCCATGAACTATCTCTTGGCCTCTCTTCAATTCCCTTTGCATGGGTTAATGAGCCTCAA tCAATCTTGATCCATGGGAGAGGAAAATTCAATTGCAACACCGTGGGGACCACAACAAATCTATGTAATACCTCCAACCCGGAATGTGCACCTTACGCAATAACGGTTGTACCGGGCAAGACCTACCGTCTCCGGATCGGCAGCTTGACGGCGCTCTCCGCTCTGAGCTTCGAAATCGAAGGCCACAACATGACCGTGGTGGAAGCCGACGGTCATAACGTCGATCCATTCGTCGTCAAAAACCTATTCATCTACTCAGGAGAGACCTACTCTGTTCTGGTCACTGCTGACCAGGATCCTTCTAGAAACTACTGGGCCAGCGCCAAAGTTGTCAGCCGAAATAGCAGCACGCCAAATGGCCTTGCTATCTTCAACTACTACCCCAACCACCCGCGGCGGGACCCACCCACTGTCCCGCCGCCGGGGCCGCACTGGGATGACGTGGCTCCCAGACTGGCCCAAAGCTACGCCATCAGGGCGCGGCCAGGGTACATCCATCCACCACCCCTGAAGTCCGACCGTACCATCGTGATGCTAAACACGCAAAACGAGGTAGGCGGATACAGGCGGTGGTCGGTCAACAATGTGTCGTTCAACCTGCCCCACACGCCGTACCTCATAGCCTACAAGCACAACCTCCTCCACGCCTTCGACCAGCGGCAGCCGCCGGACGGCTACGACTTCGTCAGGTACAACATCTCCGCTCCCCCTCCGAATCCCAATGCCACCATCAGCAACGCCACGTATAGACTAGAGTTCAACACCACAATCGATGTTGTTTTGCAAAACGCTAACACGATGAACGTTAACAATAGCGAGACGCACCCGTGGCATCTGCATGGGCACGATTTTTGGGTGTTGGGATATGGCGTGGGGAAGTTTGATGTGGGTAAGGATAGCGAGGAATTCAATTTGGTGGATCCCATCATGAAGAACACGGTGGCCGTGCACCCGTTTGGGTGGACGGCGTTGAGGTTCCGGGCGAATAATCCGGGCGTGTGGGCATTCCATTGCCATATTGAGTCGCATTTCTTCATGGGAATGGGAGTGGTTTTCGAAGAAGGGGTTGAGAGAGTTGGGGAGTTGCCCTCTTCTATCATGGGATGCGGTGATACTAAAGGCTTTTACACACCgtaa